One part of the Conexibacter woesei Iso977N genome encodes these proteins:
- a CDS encoding J domain-containing protein: MDPHAVLGLPPDASPDEVHRAYRDLAKRFHPDRAGAKEGEMMISINAAYDLLRDRLEEGHEGPRRAPPASNGAAPDPDDGTIIAGAWLAPAVRRVLARELLQALEPGEQVEDVILTSTSDAHDVQLALTDRRLLWLRDDAIMGRVRSVRYRELHDVQAKRARFGNTGQLRVRSGPTGRWLRFFDLRPEVLQRVAARISTRAHA, from the coding sequence GTGGATCCGCACGCCGTCCTCGGTCTGCCCCCCGACGCCTCGCCCGACGAGGTCCATCGCGCCTACCGCGACCTCGCCAAGCGCTTCCACCCGGACCGCGCCGGCGCCAAGGAGGGCGAGATGATGATCTCGATCAACGCGGCGTACGACCTGCTCCGGGATCGCCTGGAGGAGGGCCACGAGGGACCGCGCCGCGCGCCGCCCGCGAGCAACGGCGCCGCGCCGGACCCGGACGACGGCACGATCATCGCCGGCGCCTGGCTGGCGCCCGCCGTCCGCCGCGTCCTGGCCCGTGAGCTGCTCCAGGCCCTGGAGCCCGGCGAGCAGGTCGAGGACGTCATCCTCACTTCGACCTCCGACGCCCACGACGTCCAGCTCGCCCTCACCGACCGCCGCCTGCTCTGGCTCCGCGACGACGCGATCATGGGCCGCGTGCGCTCGGTCCGCTACCGCGAGCTCCACGACGTGCAGGCCAAACGCGCCCGCTTCGGCAACACGGGCCAGCTCCGCGTCCGCTCCGGCCCGACCGGCCGCTGGCTGCGCTTCTTCGACCTGCGCCCCGAGGTGCTCCAGCGCGTCGCGGCCCGGATATCCACGCGTGCCCACGCCTGA
- the metX gene encoding homoserine O-acetyltransferase MetX: MAATAPGTTVQRVVLYHEDDPLRLVCGRTLAPVEVAYTTAGTLNADASNAVFVCHALTGDAVATGPDGWWSTMIGPGKAIDTNKLFVITPNLLGGCRGTTGPSSDDPSGNTYGLDFPPLAIADLVTVHRKLLQHLGIDRLHTAIGGSMGGMQVLQWLLQDHAQIERAVMVCASPRLTAQNLALSHVARRAILDDPDFHDGQYLRHGTRPARGLATARRLAHVTYLSEDGMARKFDRAEPEDRDAPPSAARDWLAPRYDVETYLEHQAAIFLERFDALSYLYLTRIMDAFDPFNNGAWTDPVLTNATTRAQVIAFSSDWRFGPEHSVAVRRGLRKAGLRAVESHVIASPWGHDSFLLDVPEYLDRVRAFVNT; encoded by the coding sequence ATGGCGGCGACCGCTCCAGGCACGACGGTCCAGCGGGTCGTCCTCTACCACGAGGACGACCCGCTGCGGCTCGTCTGCGGCCGCACGCTCGCGCCCGTCGAGGTCGCCTACACGACCGCCGGGACGCTGAACGCCGACGCCTCCAACGCGGTCTTCGTCTGCCACGCGCTGACGGGCGACGCGGTCGCGACCGGCCCGGACGGCTGGTGGAGCACGATGATCGGCCCGGGCAAGGCGATCGACACCAACAAGCTCTTCGTCATCACCCCCAACCTGCTCGGCGGCTGCCGCGGGACGACCGGGCCGTCGAGCGACGACCCGTCGGGCAACACCTATGGGTTGGACTTCCCGCCGCTGGCGATCGCCGATCTGGTCACGGTCCACCGCAAGCTGCTCCAGCACCTGGGCATCGACCGGCTGCACACCGCGATCGGCGGCTCGATGGGCGGCATGCAGGTGCTGCAGTGGCTGCTGCAGGACCACGCGCAGATCGAGCGCGCGGTGATGGTCTGCGCCTCGCCGCGCCTGACCGCCCAGAACCTCGCGCTGTCGCACGTCGCCCGCCGCGCGATCCTCGACGACCCGGACTTCCACGACGGCCAGTACCTGCGCCACGGCACGCGCCCCGCGCGCGGCCTGGCGACCGCGCGCCGCCTCGCGCACGTCACGTACCTCAGCGAGGACGGCATGGCGCGCAAGTTCGACCGCGCCGAGCCGGAGGACCGCGACGCGCCGCCGAGCGCCGCGCGCGACTGGCTCGCGCCGCGGTACGACGTCGAGACCTACCTGGAGCACCAGGCGGCGATCTTCCTGGAGCGCTTCGACGCGTTGTCCTACCTCTACCTCACGCGGATCATGGACGCGTTCGACCCCTTCAACAACGGCGCGTGGACCGATCCGGTGCTCACGAACGCCACGACGCGCGCGCAGGTGATCGCCTTCAGCTCCGACTGGCGCTTCGGCCCCGAGCACTCGGTCGCCGTCCGGCGCGGCCTGCGCAAGGCCGGGCTGCGCGCCGTCGAGTCGCACGTGATCGCCTCGCCGTGGGGCCACGACTCGTTCCTGCTCGACGTGCCCGAGTACCTCGATCGGGTGAGGGCGTTCGTTAACACCTAG
- a CDS encoding alpha/beta hydrolase family protein, producing the protein MTSFDGTSIVTHTFMAAGGGAAPTILEGPGWAGAGETDPNAPMVKGLTDAGYNVVTWAPRGFGASGGIVSIDTPSIEGRDVSALIDWVATQPWAQLDRPGDPRIGMAGGSYGGGIQYSTAIADHRLDALVPVVGWFSLTTSLYKDQTFKQGWDTLLYGSGLGAANATAPGLDQHITDAYNEGSRTGVLSAADAAWFAARGPGAAVKAITAPTMVVGGTVDTLFPLDEDVKLYNTIKSGGAPVKMVWFCGGHGECLTGTGDPGGDRPATLTLGSRHLTDAMMAWFGKYLKKDNSVNTGAGFEWLADDAKWRSAPSYPATSAGSVVTTGKGVLKVTKGYVSGEAMKATPAKASQALQIKVKVSKAAQLLGAPTLSLSYSGTGAPKGTKVFAQIVDNKRRLVVGNQVTPIPVVLDGRTHTVTRPLDPIAASAPKGTTYTLQIISSSKVWAPQRSAGTLKVSKAKLTLPAVRG; encoded by the coding sequence GTGACGTCGTTCGACGGCACGTCGATCGTCACGCACACGTTCATGGCGGCCGGCGGTGGCGCCGCGCCCACGATCCTCGAAGGGCCCGGCTGGGCCGGCGCGGGGGAGACCGACCCGAACGCCCCGATGGTGAAGGGGCTGACCGACGCGGGCTACAACGTCGTCACCTGGGCGCCGCGCGGGTTCGGCGCGTCCGGCGGGATCGTCTCGATCGACACGCCGTCGATCGAGGGCCGCGACGTCTCGGCGCTGATCGACTGGGTCGCCACGCAGCCGTGGGCGCAGCTCGACAGGCCCGGCGACCCGCGCATCGGCATGGCCGGCGGCTCCTACGGCGGCGGCATCCAGTACTCGACGGCGATCGCCGACCACCGCCTCGACGCGCTGGTCCCGGTCGTCGGCTGGTTCTCGCTGACGACCTCGCTGTACAAGGACCAGACGTTCAAGCAGGGGTGGGACACGTTGTTGTACGGGTCGGGTCTGGGCGCGGCCAACGCGACGGCACCCGGGTTGGACCAGCACATCACCGACGCCTACAACGAGGGCTCCAGGACCGGCGTCCTGAGCGCCGCCGACGCCGCCTGGTTCGCGGCACGCGGTCCGGGCGCGGCGGTCAAGGCGATCACGGCGCCGACGATGGTCGTGGGCGGCACGGTCGACACGCTGTTCCCGCTCGACGAGGACGTCAAGCTGTACAACACGATCAAGAGCGGCGGCGCGCCGGTCAAGATGGTGTGGTTCTGCGGCGGCCACGGCGAGTGCCTGACCGGCACCGGCGATCCGGGCGGCGACAGGCCCGCGACGCTGACGCTCGGCTCGAGGCACCTGACCGACGCGATGATGGCGTGGTTCGGCAAGTACCTCAAGAAGGACAACAGCGTCAACACGGGCGCCGGCTTCGAGTGGCTGGCCGACGACGCCAAGTGGCGCAGCGCGCCGTCCTACCCGGCGACGTCCGCGGGCTCCGTCGTCACGACGGGCAAGGGCGTCCTGAAGGTGACCAAGGGCTACGTGTCCGGTGAGGCGATGAAGGCCACGCCGGCCAAGGCGAGCCAGGCGCTGCAGATCAAGGTGAAGGTGTCGAAGGCCGCGCAGCTGCTCGGCGCGCCGACGTTGTCCTTGTCCTACTCCGGCACGGGCGCGCCGAAGGGCACGAAGGTCTTCGCGCAGATCGTCGACAACAAGCGCAGGCTCGTCGTCGGCAACCAGGTGACGCCGATCCCGGTGGTCCTCGACGGCAGGACCCACACGGTCACGCGCCCGCTCGACCCGATCGCCGCCTCGGCGCCGAAGGGTACGACCTACACGCTGCAGATCATCTCCAGCTCCAAGGTCTGGGCCCCGCAGCGCTCGGCCGGCACCCTGAAGGTGTCGAAGGCGAAGCTGACGCTCCCGGCCGTCAGGGGCTGA
- the fgd gene encoding glucose-6-phosphate dehydrogenase (coenzyme-F420) translates to MGDVRIGYKASAEQFDPATLLQYTRHAEEVGLEIVATSDHFQPWRHREGHSPAALPWLGAATQATSSALLGTSVLTPTLRYEPAIVAQAFATLGCLAPGRVFLGVGTGEAMNETPATGAEFPGRKERRLRMAEAIELIRKLWREERVDFQGEYYTTSNATIYDRPDVEVPVYVAASGPLAAKLAGRVGDGFICTSGKDPQLYLDLLEKVKEGAEQAGRDHAQIRHMIEIKVSYDRDRERALDNCNFWAPLALTPEQKEGIEDPIEMERVADEHLDQAHTRFIVSDDPDEVVEQIGTYLDLGFDDLLLHGPGPDQTRFLDQFAADVLPRLRERAA, encoded by the coding sequence ATGGGCGACGTGCGCATCGGCTACAAGGCGTCAGCGGAGCAGTTCGACCCCGCGACGCTGTTGCAGTACACGAGGCATGCGGAGGAGGTCGGGCTGGAGATCGTCGCCACGTCCGACCACTTCCAGCCGTGGCGGCACCGCGAGGGCCACTCGCCCGCGGCGCTGCCGTGGCTGGGCGCCGCGACGCAGGCCACGTCGTCCGCGCTGCTGGGCACGTCCGTCCTGACGCCGACGCTGCGCTACGAGCCGGCGATCGTCGCCCAGGCCTTCGCGACGCTCGGGTGCCTGGCGCCCGGGCGCGTGTTCCTGGGCGTCGGGACCGGCGAGGCGATGAACGAGACGCCCGCGACCGGCGCCGAGTTCCCGGGGCGCAAGGAGCGGCGGCTGCGGATGGCCGAGGCGATCGAGCTGATCCGCAAGCTCTGGCGCGAGGAGCGCGTCGACTTCCAGGGCGAGTACTACACGACGTCCAACGCCACCATCTACGACCGGCCCGACGTCGAGGTCCCGGTCTACGTCGCCGCGTCCGGGCCGCTGGCCGCCAAGCTGGCGGGGCGCGTCGGCGACGGCTTCATCTGCACGTCGGGCAAGGACCCGCAGCTGTACCTGGACCTGCTCGAGAAGGTCAAGGAGGGCGCCGAGCAGGCCGGGCGCGACCACGCGCAGATCCGGCACATGATCGAGATCAAGGTCTCCTACGACCGCGATCGCGAGCGGGCGCTGGACAACTGCAACTTCTGGGCCCCGCTGGCGCTGACGCCGGAGCAGAAGGAGGGCATCGAGGACCCGATCGAGATGGAGCGCGTCGCCGACGAGCACCTCGACCAGGCCCACACGCGCTTCATCGTCTCCGACGACCCCGACGAGGTCGTCGAGCAGATCGGCACCTACCTCGACCTCGGCTTCGACGACCTGCTGCTGCACGGGCCCGGCCCGGACCAGACGCGCTTCCTCGACCAGTTCGCGGCCGACGTCCTGCCGAGGCTGCGCGAGCGCGCCGCTTAG
- a CDS encoding STAS domain-containing protein has product MATDATGDRLVVSVLGELDLATAPELEAVLLPQLKAGGQVVLDLRGLEFMDSTGVRVIVSAHVAGKESGGALTLVRTDPEGPVGKVLEISGLDGILEFVEGT; this is encoded by the coding sequence GTGGCGACCGACGCGACCGGCGACCGGCTGGTCGTCTCCGTGCTCGGTGAGCTGGACCTCGCGACCGCGCCCGAGCTCGAAGCGGTCCTGCTGCCGCAGCTGAAGGCGGGCGGGCAGGTCGTGCTCGATCTGCGGGGGCTCGAGTTCATGGACTCGACCGGCGTGCGGGTGATCGTCTCCGCGCATGTCGCGGGGAAGGAGTCCGGCGGCGCGCTGACGCTGGTCCGCACCGATCCGGAAGGGCCGGTCGGGAAGGTGCTGGAGATCAGCGGGCTCGACGGGATCCTCGAGTTCGTCGAAGGCACCTGA
- a CDS encoding VOC family protein, which translates to MEITGVDFIAIPTEDYEKAAAFYGETLGLPFVKKWGSFPAGEFQAGNLTIALMQSDAFGLTFARSSTAVALQVADVEQARAELEGQGVTFRPDDAATLDSGVCHQAFFADPDGNPLVLHHRYAPKDATPGG; encoded by the coding sequence ATGGAGATCACCGGAGTCGACTTCATCGCCATCCCGACCGAGGACTATGAGAAGGCTGCGGCCTTCTATGGGGAGACGCTCGGGTTGCCGTTCGTCAAGAAGTGGGGCAGCTTCCCGGCTGGGGAGTTCCAGGCGGGCAACCTCACGATCGCGTTGATGCAGAGCGATGCGTTCGGCCTCACGTTCGCGCGCAGCAGCACGGCGGTCGCGTTGCAGGTCGCGGATGTCGAGCAGGCGCGCGCCGAGCTCGAGGGCCAGGGTGTGACGTTCCGCCCGGACGACGCCGCGACGCTGGACAGCGGCGTCTGCCACCAGGCGTTCTTCGCGGACCCCGACGGCAACCCGCTGGTCCTGCACCACCGCTACGCGCCCAAGGACGCGACGCCGGGCGGCTAG
- a CDS encoding SDR family oxidoreductase, which produces MLPTRGDGVVLTGVTGFVGTAVALRILERSDRQIVALVRAGSKREAAQRVRAALADVVASDRLLETYCARCVAVPADLMADGLGLRHADREAIAERCDEVVHCAASVTFDLPLEAARAVNAAGAARVAELATRVGERGDGLRRVVHVSTAYVAGARAGTFGEDDVSAPAGGFRNTYEQTKHEAEELLRAWQPALPLQIVRPSIVVGDRGSGWTRSFNVLYWPLKQFARGRLPVVPAVADAPVDVVPVDYVADVVLGLSEAPLGTYHAVAGAHATTVAEVIDMAAARFGVPAPEIVDPGVIEEALSRPLAPAARRALEQARVYFPYFRLGVRFDDRWARGVLAPQGVTAEPLCGYFDTLIDYAQRAAWGGRPDLTMTPGGVTVAA; this is translated from the coding sequence ATGCTCCCCACGCGTGGCGATGGCGTAGTGCTCACCGGTGTGACCGGGTTCGTCGGGACCGCGGTCGCGCTCCGGATCCTGGAACGCTCAGACAGGCAGATCGTGGCGCTGGTGCGCGCCGGGTCGAAGCGGGAGGCGGCGCAGCGCGTGCGCGCCGCGCTCGCGGACGTCGTGGCGTCCGACCGGTTGTTGGAGACCTACTGCGCGCGCTGCGTCGCGGTGCCCGCCGACCTGATGGCCGACGGGCTCGGCCTGCGCCACGCCGACCGCGAGGCGATCGCCGAGCGCTGCGACGAGGTCGTGCACTGCGCGGCGTCGGTGACGTTCGACCTGCCGCTGGAGGCGGCGCGGGCCGTCAACGCCGCGGGCGCCGCGCGGGTGGCGGAGCTGGCGACGCGGGTCGGCGAGCGCGGCGACGGGCTGCGGCGCGTCGTGCACGTCTCGACCGCCTACGTGGCGGGCGCGCGTGCGGGGACGTTCGGCGAGGACGACGTGAGCGCGCCGGCCGGCGGGTTCCGCAACACCTACGAGCAGACCAAGCACGAGGCCGAGGAGCTGCTGCGCGCGTGGCAGCCCGCGCTGCCGCTGCAGATCGTGCGGCCGTCGATCGTCGTCGGCGACCGAGGCAGTGGGTGGACGCGATCGTTCAACGTCCTGTACTGGCCGCTGAAGCAGTTCGCGCGCGGGCGCCTGCCGGTGGTCCCGGCGGTGGCCGACGCGCCGGTCGACGTCGTGCCGGTCGACTACGTGGCCGACGTGGTCCTGGGGCTGAGCGAGGCGCCGCTCGGGACCTACCACGCGGTCGCGGGCGCGCACGCGACGACGGTGGCCGAGGTGATCGACATGGCCGCCGCGCGGTTCGGCGTCCCGGCGCCGGAGATCGTCGATCCGGGCGTGATCGAGGAGGCGCTGTCGCGACCGCTGGCGCCCGCGGCGCGGCGCGCGCTGGAGCAGGCGCGCGTGTACTTCCCGTACTTCCGGCTCGGCGTGCGCTTCGACGACCGCTGGGCGCGGGGCGTCCTGGCGCCGCAGGGCGTGACGGCGGAGCCGCTGTGCGGGTACTTCGACACGTTGATCGACTACGCCCAGCGCGCGGCGTGGGGCGGACGTCCGGATTTGACCATGACACCGGGCGGTGTCACCGTGGCGGCATGA
- a CDS encoding SDR family NAD(P)-dependent oxidoreductase has product MIALITGASSGIGELTALRVAREPGAKLVLVARREDRLQQLAERIGGETLVLAEDLTDPEAGNRIAAAVKERFGRLDLLVNNAGAGWRGAFAEVGTENLRRTLELNLFAVAQLTEALLPLLRESAPSAIVNVASTAGRVARPGSGGYSASKFALIGWSDALHLEEKPNGVHVGVVNPGFVVTEGFPQTELVENRSTRWMVSDAANVAEAIMDCAKGKPERYVPRGYGIFAALRILAPGITRKVLGGQAGAAMRTSVTADAPSADGSAPIR; this is encoded by the coding sequence ATGATCGCCCTCATCACCGGCGCGTCCAGCGGCATCGGCGAGCTGACCGCCCTGCGGGTCGCGCGCGAGCCGGGCGCCAAGCTCGTCCTCGTCGCCCGCCGCGAGGATCGCCTACAACAACTCGCGGAGCGCATCGGCGGCGAGACGCTCGTCCTCGCCGAGGACCTCACCGACCCGGAGGCCGGCAACCGGATCGCCGCGGCGGTCAAGGAGCGCTTCGGCCGCCTCGACCTGCTCGTCAACAACGCCGGCGCGGGCTGGCGCGGCGCGTTCGCCGAGGTCGGCACCGAGAACCTGCGGCGCACGCTGGAGCTCAACCTGTTCGCGGTCGCCCAGCTCACCGAGGCGCTGCTGCCGCTGCTGCGCGAGTCGGCGCCGAGCGCGATCGTCAACGTCGCCTCGACCGCCGGCCGCGTCGCGCGCCCCGGCTCCGGCGGCTACAGCGCCTCGAAGTTCGCGCTGATCGGCTGGAGCGACGCCCTGCACCTGGAGGAGAAGCCCAACGGCGTCCACGTCGGCGTCGTCAACCCCGGCTTCGTCGTGACCGAGGGCTTCCCGCAGACCGAGTTGGTGGAGAACCGCTCGACGCGCTGGATGGTCTCCGACGCCGCCAACGTCGCCGAGGCGATCATGGACTGCGCGAAGGGCAAGCCGGAGCGCTACGTGCCGCGCGGCTACGGGATCTTCGCCGCGCTGCGGATCCTGGCGCCCGGGATCACCCGCAAGGTGCTCGGCGGCCAGGCCGGCGCGGCGATGCGCACCTCGGTGACCGCCGACGCACCCAGCGCGGACGGGTCGGCCCCGATCCGTTGA
- a CDS encoding alpha/beta hydrolase, with product MTSSELGAAADLAFDGFGGTVRMIEDVHGAIAARTPGAAVQDVVARGVYASVRGVGALVGAGVGGAIRAAGGGPAVTASPAGRFAVGALNGLLGDRLDADGSALAVPMGFDVTGAVTPFPVVFVHGLCESGFAWRIRAARHGGTYASRVVDEVGRTSVFVTYNTGVGVRENGARLSALLDDLVAEWPVPVQGLALVGHSMGGLVIRAAAQEGGAWVERVDTTVSLGTPHRGAPLAQAAGLAVRALELAPESRPFGAVLAGSAGIRDLVRGLDTPLIAGAQHHAVAATVSESPGHVVGRVVGDLLVLTASAHGIEDATLVHVGSHDHFDLLNSPALDELLRAWLARQDTTKLLSAG from the coding sequence ATGACGTCCTCCGAACTGGGTGCCGCGGCCGACCTCGCCTTCGACGGGTTCGGCGGGACGGTGCGGATGATCGAGGACGTGCACGGCGCGATCGCCGCGCGGACGCCGGGCGCGGCGGTCCAGGACGTGGTGGCGCGCGGCGTGTACGCGAGCGTGCGCGGCGTCGGCGCGCTGGTCGGCGCGGGCGTCGGCGGCGCGATCCGGGCCGCGGGCGGTGGCCCGGCGGTGACCGCCTCCCCGGCGGGGCGCTTCGCGGTCGGCGCGCTGAACGGGCTGCTCGGCGACCGCCTCGATGCCGACGGCAGCGCGCTGGCGGTCCCGATGGGCTTCGACGTGACCGGCGCGGTCACGCCGTTCCCGGTGGTCTTCGTCCACGGGCTCTGCGAGTCCGGGTTCGCGTGGCGGATCCGGGCGGCGCGCCACGGCGGCACGTACGCGTCGCGGGTCGTCGACGAGGTCGGCCGGACGAGCGTGTTCGTCACCTACAACACGGGCGTCGGGGTGCGGGAGAACGGCGCGCGCCTGAGCGCGTTGTTGGATGACTTGGTGGCCGAGTGGCCGGTTCCGGTGCAGGGGCTGGCGCTCGTCGGGCACTCGATGGGCGGCCTCGTGATCCGGGCGGCGGCGCAGGAGGGCGGCGCGTGGGTAGAGCGGGTGGACACCACCGTCTCCCTCGGGACGCCGCACCGCGGCGCGCCGCTGGCCCAGGCGGCGGGGCTGGCGGTCCGGGCGCTGGAGCTCGCGCCGGAGTCGCGCCCGTTCGGCGCGGTGCTGGCCGGGTCGGCCGGGATCCGGGACCTCGTGCGCGGCCTCGACACGCCGCTGATCGCGGGTGCGCAGCACCACGCGGTGGCCGCGACCGTGAGCGAGTCGCCCGGGCACGTGGTCGGCCGGGTGGTCGGCGACCTGCTGGTCCTGACCGCGTCCGCGCACGGGATCGAGGACGCGACGCTCGTTCACGTCGGAAGCCACGATCACTTCGATCTGCTCAACAGCCCCGCCCTGGATGAGCTTCTACGCGCCTGGTTGGCGCGTCAAGACACCACAAAGCTCCTGTCAGCAGGGTGA
- a CDS encoding O-acetylhomoserine aminocarboxypropyltransferase/cysteine synthase family protein gives MSEDAAITYRPETVALHGGQSPDPTTNSRAVPIYQTSSYVFNDTEHAANLFALAEPGNIYTRIMNPTWDVLEQRLAQLEGGVASLVTASGQAAVTYSVLNIARSGDNIVSVSQLYGGTYNLFAHTLPQYGIEVRFVDADKPEELAANVDENTKLVFGETIGNPRLNVLDVAAWADAAHAHGLPLIVDNTVATPLGARVLDLGADVAVHSLTKFIGGHGTSIGGALVDAGRFDWVANGARFPGLTQPDPSYHGVVWSDALGPAAYIGRARTVLLRNTGAALSPFNAFLFLQGIETLPLRIERHNANAQAIAEHLKQHDAVTWVNYPGLADDKYNDVAQRVLRGGGGALVTFGVEGGLEAGRTFIESLGLFSHLANIGDAKSLAIHNASTTHSQLNPEELAAAGVTEDTVRLSVGIEHVDDLIADLDQALAKARVGAPA, from the coding sequence ATGTCCGAAGACGCCGCCATCACGTACCGCCCGGAGACCGTCGCCCTGCATGGCGGCCAGAGCCCGGACCCGACGACCAACAGCCGGGCCGTGCCGATCTACCAGACGTCGTCGTACGTCTTCAACGACACCGAGCACGCGGCGAACCTCTTCGCGCTGGCCGAGCCGGGCAACATCTACACGCGGATCATGAACCCGACGTGGGACGTGCTGGAGCAGCGGCTCGCGCAGCTCGAGGGCGGCGTCGCCTCGCTGGTCACGGCGTCGGGCCAGGCGGCGGTCACCTACTCGGTGCTCAACATCGCGCGGTCGGGCGACAACATCGTCTCGGTCTCCCAGCTCTACGGCGGCACCTACAACCTGTTCGCGCACACGCTCCCGCAGTACGGGATCGAGGTCCGGTTCGTCGACGCTGACAAGCCGGAAGAGCTCGCGGCCAACGTGGACGAGAACACCAAGCTCGTCTTCGGCGAGACGATCGGCAACCCGCGGCTGAACGTCCTCGACGTCGCCGCCTGGGCCGACGCCGCCCACGCGCACGGCCTGCCGCTGATCGTCGACAACACGGTCGCCACGCCGCTCGGCGCGCGCGTCCTGGACCTCGGCGCCGACGTCGCCGTGCACTCGCTGACGAAGTTCATCGGCGGCCACGGCACCTCGATCGGCGGCGCGCTCGTCGACGCGGGCCGCTTCGACTGGGTCGCCAACGGCGCGCGCTTCCCGGGCCTCACGCAGCCCGACCCGTCCTACCACGGGGTCGTCTGGTCCGACGCCCTCGGCCCGGCGGCGTACATCGGCCGCGCCCGGACCGTCCTCCTGCGGAACACGGGCGCGGCGCTGTCGCCGTTCAACGCGTTCCTGTTCCTGCAGGGCATCGAGACGCTCCCGCTGCGCATCGAGCGCCACAACGCCAACGCGCAGGCGATCGCCGAGCACCTCAAGCAGCACGACGCGGTGACGTGGGTCAACTACCCCGGCCTCGCCGACGACAAGTACAACGACGTCGCCCAGCGGGTGCTGAGGGGCGGCGGCGGCGCGCTCGTCACGTTCGGCGTGGAGGGCGGCCTGGAGGCGGGCCGCACGTTCATCGAGTCGCTCGGCCTCTTCAGCCACCTCGCGAACATCGGCGACGCCAAGTCGCTGGCGATCCACAACGCGAGCACCACCCACTCCCAGCTGAACCCCGAGGAGCTCGCGGCCGCCGGCGTCACCGAGGACACGGTCCGCCTCTCCGTCGGGATCGAGCACGTGGACGACCTGATCGCCGACCTCGACCAGGCGCTCGCCAAGGCGCGCGTCGGCGCGCCGGCGTAA
- a CDS encoding aminopeptidase, whose product MSSGEKLAAFDDPEVLERFADLVVKTAANLQQGQVLAVGSEIGKEAVTRAIAAAGYKAGAKYVDVSYFDLYVKRARLLYADEDTLDYVPPFLGDRITALGDLRAARVGLTGPAHPGLLSDLDPGRVGRDQLPAVRETGKVVNARTTNWTAVPCPTRAWAALVHPDLDPEAAWVKLCDQILHVCRLDTDDPIAAWAERAEVLVGAADRLTARRFDTLHFEGPGTDLKVGLLPTSRFLAARFETVDGITHLPNLPSEEIFTSPDPLRAEGVVRATKPLVLGGSIIRGLEVEFRDGRAVRIDADENAEVLRSYAARDENANRLGEAALVDGDGRIGALDTVFFDTLLDENAASHIALGHAYEMCVEEEDVAKVNDSTIHVDFMIGSPEVSVHGLSADGTSTPVLVNGAWQV is encoded by the coding sequence ATGAGCTCCGGAGAGAAGCTGGCGGCCTTCGACGATCCCGAAGTGCTGGAGCGCTTCGCCGACCTCGTCGTGAAGACCGCGGCGAACCTCCAGCAGGGGCAGGTGCTGGCCGTCGGGTCGGAGATCGGCAAGGAGGCGGTGACGCGCGCGATCGCCGCCGCCGGGTACAAGGCCGGCGCGAAGTACGTGGACGTGTCCTACTTCGATCTGTACGTCAAGCGCGCGCGGTTGTTGTACGCCGACGAGGACACGCTGGACTACGTGCCCCCGTTCCTGGGCGACCGGATCACCGCGCTCGGCGACCTGCGCGCCGCGCGGGTCGGGCTGACGGGGCCGGCGCACCCGGGGTTGTTGAGTGACTTGGACCCGGGGCGGGTCGGGCGCGACCAGCTGCCCGCCGTCCGGGAGACCGGCAAGGTCGTCAACGCCCGGACCACCAACTGGACCGCAGTGCCGTGCCCGACCCGGGCGTGGGCCGCGTTGGTCCATCCGGACCTGGATCCGGAGGCGGCGTGGGTCAAGCTCTGCGACCAGATCCTGCACGTGTGCCGGCTCGACACCGACGACCCGATCGCCGCCTGGGCCGAGCGCGCCGAGGTGCTGGTGGGGGCCGCTGACCGGTTGACGGCGCGGCGGTTCGACACGTTGCACTTCGAGGGTCCGGGCACGGATCTCAAGGTGGGGTTGTTGCCGACCTCGCGCTTCCTTGCCGCGCGCTTCGAGACGGTCGACGGGATCACGCACCTGCCGAACCTGCCGTCGGAGGAGATCTTCACCTCGCCCGACCCGCTGCGCGCCGAGGGCGTCGTGCGGGCGACGAAGCCGTTGGTGCTGGGCGGGTCGATCATCCGCGGCCTGGAGGTCGAGTTCCGCGACGGCCGCGCCGTCCGGATCGACGCCGACGAGAACGCGGAGGTCCTGCGCTCGTACGCCGCGCGCGACGAGAACGCCAACCGCCTCGGCGAGGCCGCGCTGGTTGACGGCGACGGCCGCATCGGCGCGCTCGACACCGTCTTCTTCGACACCCTGCTCGACGAGAACGCCGCCTCCCACATCGCGCTCGGCCACGCCTACGAGATGTGCGTCGAGGAGGAGGACGTGGCCAAGGTCAACGACTCGACCATCCACGTCGACTTCATGATCGGGTCGCCCGAGGTCTCCGTCCACGGCCTCTCGGCCGACGGCACCTCGACGCCGGTCCTGGTCAACGGCGCCTGGCAGGTCTAG